The proteins below are encoded in one region of Methanoculleus thermophilus:
- the purM gene encoding phosphoribosylformylglycinamidine cyclo-ligase — protein MTEHTYREAGVDIDLEARAVRALIDTLTYRRSGTFSMLGKVGHFAGLIDCGSYALALAVDGVGTKMLIADTLRDWSTVGIDCIAMNVNDLYVMNLEPVAFVDYIATDALSPEKMAQIGKGLNEGARLANMNIVGGETATLKGLVNGLDLAGTCLGVQKKEKIITGEEIVPGDRIIGVPSSGIHSNGLTLARKVVEDCASYDTRLSNGKTLGEELLTPTRIYSEVLRVTEACTIHGMCHITGGGLLNFTRLTEYGFSITDPLPVPEIFTWLQENGEIGDVEMYRTFNMGMGYAFIAPAESVAVIQSIIPEARVVGEVTREPGVRLAGVEIR, from the coding sequence ATGACTGAACATACGTATCGTGAAGCAGGGGTCGATATCGACCTTGAGGCCCGGGCAGTACGGGCACTGATTGATACCCTCACCTACCGGAGATCCGGCACGTTCTCGATGCTCGGGAAGGTAGGGCACTTTGCCGGGCTGATCGATTGTGGGTCATACGCCCTCGCGCTTGCCGTCGACGGCGTCGGCACAAAGATGCTTATTGCGGATACCCTCCGCGACTGGAGTACCGTCGGGATCGACTGCATTGCAATGAACGTCAACGACCTCTACGTCATGAACCTCGAGCCCGTGGCGTTCGTCGACTACATCGCGACCGACGCCCTCTCGCCTGAGAAGATGGCCCAGATCGGCAAGGGCTTAAACGAAGGGGCGAGGCTTGCGAACATGAATATTGTCGGCGGCGAGACGGCGACACTGAAAGGGCTCGTGAACGGCCTCGATCTTGCCGGAACGTGTCTCGGCGTCCAGAAGAAGGAGAAGATCATCACCGGAGAAGAGATTGTCCCCGGCGATCGGATCATCGGGGTTCCCTCGAGCGGCATTCACAGCAACGGTTTGACGCTTGCGCGGAAGGTCGTTGAGGACTGCGCCTCGTATGATACCCGCCTTTCAAACGGAAAGACCCTCGGCGAAGAACTCCTGACCCCGACCAGGATCTATTCCGAAGTCCTTCGGGTGACGGAGGCCTGCACGATCCACGGAATGTGCCACATCACCGGCGGAGGCCTCTTGAACTTCACGAGGCTCACGGAGTATGGGTTCTCCATCACCGATCCCCTCCCGGTCCCCGAGATCTTTACCTGGCTGCAGGAGAACGGCGAGATCGGCGACGTGGAGATGTACCGCACCTTCAATATGGGCATGGGCTACGCATTCATCGCCCCGGCCGAGAGCGTCGCCGTGATCCAGTCGATCATCCCCGAAGCCCGGGTGGTCGGAGAGGTTACCCGCGAGCCGGGGGTGCGGCTCGCGGGTGTGGAGATCCGGTAG
- a CDS encoding ZPR1 zinc finger domain-containing protein → MRESYPGTCPACGSEIQIVHHRLDIPHYPDLLLVSITCGACGYRHVDTIILGEGDPVQWTVRIEEPEDLSIRVVRSTTGTIEIPELGLAVEPGTACEGFVTNIEGVLDRFQQAVGAVLANPESEEERKAALQVLEKIGAAREVAFPFTVIIKDPAGNSALISEKAEKMLLDQSEP, encoded by the coding sequence GTGCGGGAATCCTACCCTGGAACCTGCCCGGCATGCGGGAGCGAGATCCAGATCGTCCATCACCGCCTTGATATCCCTCACTATCCCGATCTGTTGCTGGTCTCGATCACCTGCGGCGCCTGCGGCTACCGGCATGTCGACACCATCATCCTCGGGGAGGGCGACCCGGTCCAATGGACGGTGCGCATCGAAGAGCCTGAGGACCTCTCCATCCGGGTGGTGCGGAGCACAACAGGAACGATCGAGATCCCGGAGCTCGGTCTTGCAGTCGAACCCGGCACCGCCTGCGAAGGGTTCGTCACCAACATCGAGGGGGTTCTCGATCGCTTCCAACAGGCGGTAGGAGCCGTTCTGGCAAACCCCGAGAGTGAGGAGGAGCGCAAAGCCGCACTCCAGGTGCTTGAGAAGATCGGCGCCGCCCGGGAGGTTGCCTTCCCGTTCACGGTCATCATCAAGGATCCAGCCGGAAACAGCGCGCTCATCAGTGAAAAAGCCGAAAAGATGCTCCTCGATCAGAGCGAACCTTAA
- a CDS encoding cell division protein SepF, with protein sequence MVKKLLDSILGKNPVRSEEDYMELDLASYEGPNDEEPASMYIKIATIADLKDTPRVKDEIYNGNIVIVDVGRLKMDKVTFERVLKDLRDVAKDVNGDIVGLGEQKYVIVTPMSVKVSREKIGGGV encoded by the coding sequence ATGGTTAAAAAGCTCCTTGACAGCATCCTCGGTAAAAATCCCGTCCGAAGCGAAGAAGATTACATGGAACTCGATCTTGCTTCCTATGAGGGACCAAATGACGAAGAGCCGGCATCCATGTATATCAAGATCGCCACCATCGCCGATCTCAAGGACACCCCCCGCGTGAAAGACGAAATCTATAATGGCAACATCGTCATCGTAGATGTCGGTCGACTGAAGATGGATAAGGTAACGTTCGAGCGGGTTTTAAAGGACCTTCGTGACGTGGCAAAGGATGTGAACGGCGACATTGTCGGTCTCGGAGAACAGAAGTATGTCATCGTCACCCCGATGTCCGTCAAGGTCTCCCGCGAGAAGATCGGTGGGGGCGTGTAG
- a CDS encoding RNA-binding protein, producing MPKITIKKRHVIRKSQITELLNLLADEIGQSADLFRSDRIERVETDAPIELYLVDKKPLLMASDAWAFPTLRGLVEHPIPERRVVVDSGAVRFVANGADAMRPGIVSITPDVRAGHPVQVVEERYGKPLAVGIALFDATDMEQQEKGKSVKSIHYVGDDIWNLEI from the coding sequence ATGCCGAAGATCACGATAAAGAAGCGTCACGTCATCCGAAAGTCACAGATAACCGAGCTCCTAAACCTTCTGGCGGACGAGATCGGGCAGTCGGCCGACCTCTTCCGCTCCGACCGGATCGAGCGGGTGGAGACAGATGCCCCGATAGAACTCTACCTCGTCGATAAAAAACCACTCCTGATGGCCTCCGATGCCTGGGCCTTCCCCACCCTCCGGGGGCTCGTCGAGCACCCGATCCCGGAGCGGCGGGTAGTGGTCGACTCCGGCGCGGTCAGGTTTGTGGCAAACGGCGCGGATGCCATGCGCCCCGGGATCGTCTCGATCACGCCGGACGTCCGTGCCGGGCATCCGGTGCAGGTCGTCGAGGAGCGCTACGGTAAACCGCTCGCCGTGGGTATTGCGCTCTTCGATGCCACCGATATGGAACAGCAAGAGAAGGGCAAATCGGTCAAGAGCATCCACTATGTCGGGGACGATATCTGGAATCTAGAAATATAA
- a CDS encoding LSM domain-containing protein: MTPRPLDILDQVLNRQPVIISLKGGREIRGILQGYDVHMNLVLDKAEEEVDGAVQKLGTLIVRGDNVIYITPSVE; encoded by the coding sequence ATGACGCCAAGACCGTTGGATATTTTAGATCAGGTACTGAATCGTCAGCCCGTCATCATCAGCCTTAAAGGTGGAAGGGAGATCCGGGGAATCCTCCAGGGATACGACGTTCACATGAATCTGGTACTGGATAAGGCAGAAGAAGAGGTGGACGGTGCAGTGCAGAAACTTGGCACGTTGATCGTCCGCGGTGACAACGTAATTTACATCACTCCTTCAGTTGAATAA
- a CDS encoding 50S ribosomal protein L37e, producing the protein MSKGTPSMGKRQKRTHIACRRCGKISFHAQHKVCSACGFGRSRRIRSYRWTEKKAKVPTH; encoded by the coding sequence ATGTCAAAAGGCACACCATCAATGGGTAAGCGGCAGAAGCGCACCCACATCGCCTGCAGGCGTTGTGGCAAGATCTCATTCCACGCACAGCACAAAGTCTGTTCGGCTTGTGGCTTTGGAAGAAGCCGGAGGATCCGCAGTTACCGCTGGACTGAGAAGAAGGCAAAGGTACCGACGCACTAG
- the purF gene encoding amidophosphoribosyltransferase — protein sequence MCGIVGIVDASGVSFPLYYALYALQHRGQESAGISTFEGTTLYTHKAQGLVAEVFNSQILQKLQGNAGIGHVRYPTTGSKIPENVQPFNFRYLGLELSIAHNGNLVNTAELRAEYERRGQIFSTTTDTEIIGSIIADALRTSKSMEDAVRLCMRRLRGSYSVVALVNGTVYAFRDPLGIKPLCIGKIDHGYIVASESVAIDALDGTLLRDVRPGELVCIDEDGLSSTQIATANRRAHCIFEYIYFARADSVMDGTLVYDVRRRIGQRLYDAKPVEADTVCPVPDSGIAYAAGYAERSCIPFVEGLMKNRYMGRTFIMPTQQQRERAVRIKLNTVRGNLKDKRVVLVDDSIVRGTTSRRIVNMIREAGAEEIHLRVGSPPIIAPCYLGVDMPTRAELIASSRDVEAVRESVGATTLAYIPLEDLVEAIGWSETNLCTGCLTGCYPVDIPGERSCHCIVDYVAGTHQADLSSFKMEKERTA from the coding sequence ATGTGTGGTATCGTTGGCATCGTCGATGCTAGCGGTGTTTCCTTTCCGCTGTATTATGCCCTGTACGCTCTCCAGCATCGGGGGCAGGAGAGCGCGGGGATCTCTACTTTTGAAGGCACGACCCTGTACACGCACAAAGCCCAGGGGCTCGTTGCCGAGGTCTTCAACAGTCAGATCCTGCAGAAACTGCAGGGTAATGCTGGAATAGGACACGTCCGCTATCCAACGACTGGATCAAAGATCCCGGAGAACGTTCAGCCGTTCAACTTCCGGTATCTGGGGCTCGAACTATCGATTGCCCATAACGGCAACCTGGTGAACACTGCTGAGCTCCGGGCCGAGTATGAGCGCAGGGGCCAGATCTTCTCCACTACGACCGATACCGAGATCATCGGAAGCATCATCGCCGATGCGCTCCGGACCTCAAAGAGCATGGAGGATGCCGTCCGGCTCTGCATGCGGCGCCTGCGCGGCTCGTACTCCGTCGTCGCGCTGGTGAACGGTACTGTCTATGCGTTCCGCGACCCGCTCGGCATCAAACCGCTCTGTATCGGGAAGATCGACCATGGCTACATCGTCGCCTCGGAGAGCGTTGCGATCGACGCGCTGGACGGCACCCTTCTTCGAGACGTCCGGCCGGGCGAGCTTGTCTGCATCGATGAGGACGGACTCTCCTCCACCCAGATCGCGACTGCGAACCGGAGGGCGCACTGTATCTTTGAGTATATCTACTTCGCACGTGCGGACTCGGTCATGGACGGGACACTGGTCTACGATGTTCGGCGCCGGATCGGGCAGAGACTCTATGACGCAAAACCAGTAGAGGCGGATACCGTCTGTCCCGTCCCGGACTCCGGCATCGCGTATGCTGCAGGTTACGCCGAACGGTCCTGCATCCCGTTCGTCGAGGGACTGATGAAGAACCGGTACATGGGCCGGACGTTCATCATGCCGACCCAGCAGCAGCGGGAGCGGGCGGTCCGGATCAAACTCAATACCGTCAGGGGTAACCTCAAAGACAAACGCGTGGTCCTCGTCGACGACAGCATCGTCCGGGGGACGACCTCCCGCCGGATCGTGAACATGATCCGGGAAGCGGGGGCAGAGGAGATCCATCTCCGGGTCGGTTCCCCGCCGATCATCGCGCCCTGCTATCTCGGGGTGGATATGCCCACGCGGGCGGAGCTCATCGCAAGCAGCAGGGATGTTGAAGCGGTCCGGGAGAGCGTCGGGGCGACGACGCTCGCCTATATCCCGCTGGAGGATCTGGTGGAGGCGATCGGGTGGAGCGAGACGAACCTCTGCACCGGATGCCTGACGGGATGTTACCCTGTGGATATCCCCGGGGAGCGGAGTTGCCACTGCATCGTGGACTATGTGGCCGGCACCCACCAGGCCGACCTCTCATCCTTCAAGATGGAGAAAGAGAGGACGGCGTAA
- the trxA gene encoding thioredoxin produces MVEREPTDDELQRLREERLREMEARLLGKQAGVIEITDDTFQKTIRDHPFVVVDVWAEWCGPCRMVAPIIEELARDFAGRVTFCKCNVDQNSRVAMRFGISAIPTLLFFANGALVDRVVGALPKETIRSKVARAFEIG; encoded by the coding sequence ATGGTAGAGAGAGAACCGACGGACGATGAACTGCAGCGTCTCCGGGAAGAGCGCCTCCGGGAGATGGAGGCTCGCCTCCTTGGCAAACAGGCGGGTGTTATCGAGATCACGGACGATACGTTTCAAAAGACTATACGGGATCATCCGTTCGTTGTTGTCGACGTCTGGGCGGAATGGTGCGGCCCCTGTCGGATGGTGGCCCCGATTATCGAGGAACTTGCGCGTGACTTCGCCGGCAGGGTGACTTTTTGCAAGTGCAATGTCGACCAGAACTCCCGGGTGGCCATGCGCTTTGGTATATCGGCAATACCGACGCTCCTCTTCTTCGCAAACGGCGCGCTTGTCGACCGGGTGGTCGGTGCGCTTCCGAAAGAGACCATCAGATCGAAGGTTGCGCGGGCTTTTGAGATCGGCTAA
- a CDS encoding 4a-hydroxytetrahydrobiopterin dehydratase: MDLSSEMISPDVANTAPLTRREIAELLPEVPDWRFEDGRLCARFACREFSEALSLLCEIAAFAARERHLPDIGVRENRYVDVAWYTYAIGGLSRNDFIMAARLSKRFRSREGGGL; the protein is encoded by the coding sequence ATGGATCTTTCGTCTGAAATGATCAGCCCGGATGTCGCGAACACGGCACCACTGACCCGGCGGGAGATCGCAGAACTTCTGCCGGAGGTTCCGGACTGGAGATTTGAAGACGGTCGACTCTGCGCCCGGTTTGCCTGCAGGGAGTTTTCCGAAGCCCTGAGCTTGCTCTGCGAGATCGCCGCGTTTGCCGCGCGGGAGCGTCACCTCCCGGATATCGGGGTCCGCGAGAACCGGTATGTGGATGTGGCCTGGTACACCTACGCCATCGGCGGGCTCTCCAGAAACGATTTCATCATGGCCGCACGACTCTCCAAACGGTTCCGATCCCGGGAGGGCGGGGGCCTTTAG